Below is a genomic region from Henckelia pumila isolate YLH828 chromosome 3, ASM3356847v2, whole genome shotgun sequence.
GTTTGGACTCTAATGTCAAAAAAAGAGTCTATGGGTCGGAAGCGGATCCATAAAGCTTAAAATATAaccttttaaaataattttctttcctaaactttaaaattaaataacatacattaatttttaaataaaaattacatattaaacatatatttctttaaaaaattttaatcctTGTTCGTAGGCTAGTCTCGATTTCCTTCGTCACGGTAATTATACTCATACttgaaaaatatcaaaaactaACTTTTTGCTTGAAACATTAATAATTTAAACTCATAATTTttcatataatttaattaattctcgTGGTATGAGAAATCTGGTCTCCGGGATCACGATCTTAATCTTCTCACGAACGAGAGACATCAAAATCTTCTTGAATGGGGTGAGTTTTCGAAAAGATTTGGGGAAGGGGAGAGGCGGCTGAAAcgtgaaaagaaagaaaagaagaaaaaggatTTTGACGCTAGCTTTTGAAAGTGTTAAGTTTGGACTCTAATGTCTAAAAAAAATATGGGTCGGAAGCGGGTTCATAAACCTTAAAATATAaccttttaaaataattttctttcctaaactttaaaattaaataacatacattaatttttaaataaaaaattacatattaaacatatatttctttaaaattcttaattctTGTTCGTAGGCTAGTCTTGATTCCCTTCGTCACGAAAATTATATTCATACTTGAAAAACATCAAAAACTAACTTTTTGCTTAAAACATTCATAATTTAAACTCATAATTTttcatataattaattaattaaattctcgTGATTGGATTTATAGATTTTCGGACATTACGACAGTTTTACAATAAAAGAAATTGAGATTAGTTGTTAAAATGTCTATTTaccatcattaattttaaattagcGACGGCCAATGTTTTCCTTGTAGCATTTGGTTCGGTCGCTAGTTTACCTGCAACAAGTTTTGAACATAATTTTATATGTAGTTACTATTATTATatgtcaaaaaatattttgagtaaAATTCTCCGCAAGGAAGAGAAGGTGAGTGGCATTCTATTTTAAATAATACAAAATCACATTTCACCACAACACACAAGATTTCTTTGGTCAAGAATCAACTGCAAGTAACGGTTTCCTTGTCCAATTCTGTAGTTCTCGCCTCCAATATCTCTTCCTCTCTCATATTCTGGAGAGAGAAAGAAAGAGTGAGAGTGGGGGAAGGAACAGGAACAGGAACACCGCCATTCCCACCGGAAAGCCAGCCACAATGCCTAAAGAGAAACACAAATTCCcatataaattattattcatGTTAGCGTCAATCGCCACCGCCATCGCCGACGATGCACAAGTAATGGCCAATTTCGCCAAATCAATCAGCCCAACCCCGCAAGGATGGACGGCCTCCAATTACTGCAAATGGCAAGGTGTCTTTTGTGATTCATCAGGCAAAGTTAGCTCAATCAATCTATCATCAAAATCACTTTCTGGGATAATCCCATCAAATTTAAATCAGCTTTCAAGCCTCAAATCCCTCAGCTTGCAAAGAAACCTCTTCTCCGGCCCTTTGCCGCCTTTATCCAACCTCGACTCCATTCAAGATGTCAATCTTGACGACAATAATTTCAATTCCATCCCTCAAGGATTCTTGTCAGGATTAACAAGTTTGCAGGATTTCAGCCTTAATAACAATTCAAATCTTCCTCCCTGGAGAATACCTGATACTCTCAAAGATTCCACCACTCTTGTCAGTTTCCAAGCAAGCAAAGCTAATCTTGTGGGAGAGATCCCCGACATTTTCGCATCCATGCCCAATTTACAGAGCCTCAGGATTTCTTATAACAACATGTCGGGATCTCTGCCCTCTTCGTTTGCGAAATCAGGGATTCAAAATTTGTGGCTCAACAATCAGATGATGGGATTTTTCGGAACCATAGATGTTATTGGAACAATGACACAACTGGCGGAGGTTTGGCTTCATGTCAATAAATTATCAGGCCCCATACCTGATCTTTCCGCTCTTACAGAACTATCTGATCTCCAGCTCCGTGATAATCTTCTAACTGGTGTGATTCCCGATTCATTAACAAAACTTCCGAAGCTCAAACAAGTTAGTTTGCAGAACAACAAATTCCAGGGGCCAGTTCCTAGTTTTCCGCGAGGTGTTCAGGCTAATGTTGGAAATACCAACAGTTTCTGTAGCCCAACACCAGGCCCTTGTGACCCTCAGGTTACTATATTACTTGAAGTTGCTGGTGCATTCGGCTATCCTATGACGTTAGCAGAATCTTGGCTTGGAAACAGTCCATGCCAGAATTGGAAGTTCGTTTCATGTGATGCTAAAGGAACCGTTGTTACAATCAATTTTGCAAAGCAGAATTTGACAGGAACCATATCACCGGCCTTCTCTGAATTAACTCAGTTGAAAACTCTGCTTTTAAATGATAATAATCTTGATGGAACCATACCCGCCAGCTTGACGAGTTTGAAGCAGCTCCAGATTCTTGATGTCTCAAACAACAACCTCTCTGGGCAAATACCATCATTTTCTTCATCTGTGACCATAAAAACATCCGGTAACATATATATTGGGATAGATTTACCGAGTAACACTCAGGGCGGAAGCTCATCATCCAACGACGGAGAAAATAGTGATTCATCTAGTGCAACTAAAGGGGTAAAATCTTCTGCATCTGTATCTCCATGGATGATCGTTGTTCCTCTCATTCTCCTTGTGACCGTAATTTTTGCTCTGGGTTTTGTGATGTATAGACGTAAATCAAAAATGCGAACCAATAAATACAAATGGTTTGATACAAGAAGTGAAAGTGGGACAGACGGAAAACAAATGATTTACAAATTCGATAAGGCCAAGGAAAAGGAGAGAAGTTTTAGTAGCAGTACAAGGGGAACCCCCATCCGAAACAGTGGTGAGAAGAATGATTATCAGATATATGATGGTGGAAATATCACCATCCCGATTGACATTCTCCGCGAAGTGACTGATAATTTCGGCAAAGACAACATAATAGGAAAGGGGGGATTCGGCATTGTTTATAAAGGACAACTCCATGATGGCACAAGAATAGCAGTGAAGAGAATGGAGTCATCTCTGATAACCGATAAAGGTATAAGCGAGTTTAAGGCTGAAATTGAGGTCCTCACAAAGGTCAGACACAAGAATTTAGTTTCGCTTCATGGATTTTGTGACAATGGCAATGAGAGGCTTCTCGTATACGAGTACATGCCTCAAGGGTGTTTGGGACAGCACTTGTTCGAGTGGAAAAAACTTCAAATCCCTCCACTTACATGGAATCAGAGGGTAGCTATTGCATTGGATGTTGCTAGAGGAGTTGAATACTTGCATAGTTTAGCGAAACAGAGCTTTATTCACAGAGACTTGAAGCCATCGAATGTACTTCTTGGGGACGACATGAGGGCAAAGGTTTCCGATTTTGGATTGGTGAAATGCACCCCTGATGGCAAATATTCACTCGACACTCGTTTAGCCGGAACTTTTGGCTATCTTGCTCCAGAATATGCTGGTAGGTTTTAGTTTCTACATTTTGAAAGTAAGTGGCCCAAattatcttcttttttttttttcatgtgtgGTTGCCCAAAACACAGTATTTAAGAATTTGGGTGAGGAGGGGTGATGTTTTTACTCCAATTGAGTGTATAAATTTTAATGGAAAAGATGTTAAATCTTTTTTTAAAGAAATTGAAACTAGATCCACAAACCCTTGGTCCTACTcatatgctatatatatatatgtgtgtgcgtGTGAATAATATCGTGCAAATCTAATGGTCATTAATAGAAATGTTACCTTACAGCTACTGGTAGAGTGACCACAAAAGTCGACGTATTTGCCTTCGGAGTGATGCTGATGGAAATCATCACGAGCAGGAAAGCTTTAGACGACTCGCTGCCGGAGGATGAAAGCCAACTGGTGACATGGTTCAGGCGGCTCCTCCCCGACAAAGGTGCCATAGAAAAGGCTCTCGATCCGGTCCTCCAATCAACCATGGACCACGAAGATTACGAGAGCATCTTGAAGGTGGTGGAGCTCGCTGGACACTGCACGGCTCGAGAGTCGTACCAACGGCCTGACATGAGTCACGCTGTGAACGTGCTGTCGCCTTTGGTGGAGCAATGGCAGCCTGTTCCCGACGAGAGCGAAAACTTAGGGATCAACTTTGAAATGAGCCTCCCACAAGTGTTGCAGCAGTGGAAGGACAATGAAACCTCGTCTTTTGACTTTTACAACGGGAACCCTCGTGAGTGTAGCACCAGCTCCAACAGCACAGGAGGAATGGTGAAGGACTCCGAATTTTCGAGCTCCTTCGACAAGACCGGTGCTAGGAGATGAAGAGGAAATGGATGGATTCATGGCAGATATATAAATGGACACAACAAAATCATTGCATTTACTATTTGTTCAAGGGGAAACATGCATTAGCAGCTACAAAACCAACAAAGATCTCAAACTTGCTTTCCCCTGTTTTGTAATTTGTTACATGCTATTTTCTGCGTATTTTTATAGTTTACAAAAATTCAGTATTTTCCATATTATCTTACCTTCTTGTCAAAAATTATTAGGACGATGTTACGTGTATAAAGAGTGTTACATAGAGGATTACATGTTATTATTAATGATAATGTTGTACATAGAGTATTACACGCTTCATTGAATCATGAAAtgggtaatgctacatgtacatcgAAGGTTATACGTTGGGTTACACAttacacttgaaattacatgattatccttcatgtattttgaaagatttttttttttattgtacaATTTTCCAAGATCGTGTTGAGAGTCTTAATTATATGctataaattttcaatttttcaataatatttatgatTTCAGTTTAATATTTTTGCTCAAACTTTTTTCTCATACTTGGGCAATCAAGTTAAGTTACTTGAAAacaataaatttcaatttttcaaaatatttgatgAGATATATTGTGGTGTCTTCGTGATTGCATACAAcgttatatatcattttttaaaaaaaatttgaattaatcTACTGTTTTCAAATAACTCAATTTTATTAGCTAGGTACGGGGAAAAATTCGAggcaaaaatattaaattaaatcataattattattcaaaatCTAAAAAATTCTCTCGTATGATTATCTCAACGTAAATTTTGTGAAACTAAATATAGGTGTCAATTCGGGTGGGTTGTATATATTCGGGTTGGTTGACGTACGGCAAATTATTGCTAAAATATTTCTCAACCCAAACCCGAAAATTCTAAAATAAGCAACTCAAACCCGTACACGACTAACCCGATCAACCCAAACTAACccgattttgatttttttatgttttattttttttaacaacatAATTAAATACATGTAATAATAATCAATACATTTTAATTTAAATGCATAATAAGAAAATAtcgcttatatataatttaaatttaaaagtttaaaggtacaacatttaaaatatacatactacacaaaataaacaattatttttaaaaattaaattttacaaaataattattacatgaTGAAAATCTATGAtacaatataaaataattttctttcaaacatacaatatataaaaaaatataatcaatatttcttaattttatataaaaaaaatgagtaAAAAGAATGAGATCATCTCGGGTTGACCCAAACCCGACCCAAcctgtttaatttttttgggtCTAATTTCGGGTCCAACCCAATCTGACTTAAACCCAAAAACGACAACCCTAATCCGATATTTTTCTGGTCGACTCAGTTCCGGTTCAATTTTGACAACCCTAAAACtgcagaataaataataaaataaaaaataatattttcattaaaAGTTTTTTTGAGCAAGACAAACATTTCAAATCCATGTCCGAATGAGTGTTCTAGTTCCAGATGGTATTTCCGCGTTGATACTATGCACTCAGGCGCCTTCAGTCTGAGCATGAGATTTCTCTTTGATCCAGTTACCCAGTTCACATAATATGCATGCACATATAAGTTTGTATACTTAtatttatgtactgggcattagctCTCACTTCCTTGTTTTCATCTTGTACACCTCATTCCATGGGACAGGCTGAAACATCTAGACcttcttaaaacttaaaatacgaaaaacttttttttttttttatatactatacatatatgcccatacatatatgtataaaatttaaaatcaacTACAGCTACACgtagtaatttaaataaaaataaacaattaaataatttaaaagggtttcatgcatgaaacaaaaTAGTAAGTATTCCATGTTTAAAActcaacataataaaataaatgtatcttaaaacatcccataaaaactgcaacggtcacggggccactgttccGTGAACTCATACGTcatcaccaccggtaggagctatataaatatcatctgactcacctgcaccatataagcatagtgagcctaggggctcaacatgtctaaacttgaatatcaaggtttaaaataatgcatcacataatcatactaatacatatacatgatacatgaacATGCATGACAATATTTTCCATAACATAAATACTGAAACATaaatcttaatcataaacatcatctttcttcatcatacataacataattgagcatggtatttttgaaacagtctatggtcctatccgtaagtgtgacgcttatctgtgtcgactgatcagtctcttaaaccaacatacgtggcggtgataaatcacctcctatggtagtaaactaccgcataaatcatatatcatatggtggataaccacccttatgtcacactacttcaattttcatcaagaaaatattttattgctcaactcatacataatcataatcatatcatataaaatttcatgaatgcatgcactgaaaatttgtccgtaatatatatttaattgatttttcataataaatatacttaaatatatattccggacttagttatttttcatgggttggtccagactgctggtctctctactaaaccccttaactgacttaaagcacattaactaacttaaagcccataattaaataaataattttaaaaattataattttttttactaaaataaaatacttaaatattattgggcttaaataaaaatatttaggcccattaactaattaattcatataaattcatggactggcccaataaaatcactgactggcccaaaaattcctatgggcccacAAGCCCGtgaaaatcattgggctaacctaaaaaaataattttgaaagcccaaataaaattatttgaaagcccaaataattttatttctaattaattggcccaaaaaccaattaaaacactaaatacttaaaaattaaaatactcgagcccgaccCACCTAGCCCTGACCCGGACCATCCTAACCCAAACCATGACccccctgacccgacccgaacccaaccCTGACCCAAGAAACTGACCCAGCCACTCCCCAACCAAGCCCGACCCTTCCCTCTCCTAGATTCCTCTCGGCTCAGCGGCAGTCCCCATTCCCGACGTTCGTCCAACCACCTCCGGCCACCAGATGCCGGGGCACCACCACCACCAGATATCCCACATCCAGGGGGTTCCAACACAATAAGAATCAGACCAAACCATGGCTCGAGGAGTGAGAACAAAGCTCTGCACCAGACACCTTCTTCCTCCTCACGCGCAGACTGAGCAGTCCCCAAACTTTCGATCGTGCGGTTTCTTCCGACAACCAAAGACCGTGAAAACACCTCTCAATCTTAGAAACCATCTAAAGatttcaaacccaacaaacctcACTCAAAATGGTGTcccgaggaaggagaacgaagtcttcttcctcagaaTCCTAAACTGCCCGATCTGCTGCACCCAACTTGAACAGCTTCAACTTGGACCTTTCCAGCCCCAAACCAACCACATAGCTCAGCCATGAGGACCCTAAGACACCCCTTGACAACAGCCATCAGCCTGGACCGCACCATGCTAGGAAGAAAACGTGATTCATGGACAAGAATACACAACTATATGCAACAAACAATTCATATCTTGCAATAT
It encodes:
- the LOC140891737 gene encoding receptor-like kinase TMK4 isoform X1, with product MPKEKHKFPYKLLFMLASIATAIADDAQVMANFAKSISPTPQGWTASNYCKWQGVFCDSSGKVSSINLSSKSLSGIIPSNLNQLSSLKSLSLQRNLFSGPLPPLSNLDSIQDVNLDDNNFNSIPQGFLSGLTSLQDFSLNNNSNLPPWRIPDTLKDSTTLVSFQASKANLVGEIPDIFASMPNLQSLRISYNNMSGSLPSSFAKSGIQNLWLNNQMMGFFGTIDVIGTMTQLAEVWLHVNKLSGPIPDLSALTELSDLQLRDNLLTGVIPDSLTKLPKLKQVSLQNNKFQGPVPSFPRGVQANVGNTNSFCSPTPGPCDPQVTILLEVAGAFGYPMTLAESWLGNSPCQNWKFVSCDAKGTVVTINFAKQNLTGTISPAFSELTQLKTLLLNDNNLDGTIPASLTSLKQLQILDVSNNNLSGQIPSFSSSVTIKTSGNIYIGIDLPSNTQGGSSSSNDGENSDSSSATKGVKSSASVSPWMIVVPLILLVTVIFALGFVMYRRKSKMRTNKYKWFDTRSESGTDGKQMIYKFDKAKEKERSFSSSTRGTPIRNSGEKNDYQIYDGGNITIPIDILREVTDNFGKDNIIGKGGFGIVYKGQLHDGTRIAVKRMESSLITDKGISEFKAEIEVLTKVRHKNLVSLHGFCDNGNERLLVYEYMPQGCLGQHLFEWKKLQIPPLTWNQRVAIALDVARGVEYLHSLAKQSFIHRDLKPSNVLLGDDMRAKVSDFGLVKCTPDGKYSLDTRLAGTFGYLAPEYAATGRVTTKVDVFAFGVMLMEIITSRKALDDSLPEDESQLVTWFRRLLPDKGAIEKALDPVLQSTMDHEDYESILKVVELAGHCTARESYQRPDMSHAVNVLSPLVEQWQPVPDESENLGINFEMSLPQVLQQWKDNETSSFDFYNGNPRECSTSSNSTGGMVKDSEFSSSFDKTGARR
- the LOC140891737 gene encoding receptor-like kinase TMK4 isoform X2 yields the protein MPKEKHKFPYKLLFMLASIATAIADDAQVMANFAKSISPTPQGWTASNYCKWQGVFCDSSGKVSSINLSSKSLSGIIPSNLNQLSSLKSLSLQRNLFSGPLPPLSNLDSIQDVNLDDNNFNSIPQGFLSGLTSLQDFSLNNNSNLPPWRIPDTLKDSTTLVSFQASKANLVGEIPDIFASMPNLQSLRISYNNMSGSLPSSFAKSGIQNLWLNNQMMGFFGTIDVIGTMTQLAEVWLHVNKLSGPIPDLSALTELSDLQLRDNLLTGVIPDSLTKLPKLKQVSLQNNKFQGPVPSFPRGVQANVGNTNSFCSPTPGPCDPQVTILLEVAGAFGYPMTLAESWLGNSPCQNWKFVSCDAKGTVVTINFAKQNLTGTISPAFSELTQLKTLLLNDNNLDGTIPASLTSLKQLQILDVSNNNLSGQIPSFSSSVTIKTSGNIYIGIDLPSNTQGGSSSSNDGENSDSSSATKGVKSSASVSPWMIVVPLILLVTVIFALGFVMYRRKSKMRTNKYKWFDTRSESGTDGKQMIYKFDKAKEKERSFSSSTRGTPIRNSGEKNDYQIYDGGNITIPIDILREVTDNFGKDNIIGKGGFGIVYKGQLHDGTRIAVKRMESSLITDKGISEFKAEIEVLTKVRHKNLVSLHGFCDNGNERLLVYEYMPQGCLGQHLFEWKKLQIPPLTWNQRVAIALDVARGVEYLHSLAKQSFIHRDLKPSNVLLGDDMRAKVSDFGLVKCTPDGKYSLDTRLAGTFGYLAPEYAGRF